A window of Polypterus senegalus isolate Bchr_013 chromosome 14, ASM1683550v1, whole genome shotgun sequence contains these coding sequences:
- the prg4b gene encoding proteoglycan 4b isoform X1 — MARTALFGFILMSACICIQPDLSSAQNSCHERCGEVYYRGHKCHCDYSCLIHKECCLDYEMTCTTGNSCKGRCGEDFQRGKQCDCDNECSQFGKCCPDYTMHCMNEHFKAEIPEETLSTTTTSAKKLKRTTEKPSPKSTQLLVNEKAKIKPTLNDGVNWDTLQASPTNLQTKGPTIGRQNFAELQGDDESVLHEVSKPENPTMFSSKKKGGDQKESSIIESTSEPLLETVLPESIRGSFDTWIESSGTENEILANSTSGLYITGHSTSFFKISEKSKDSEGISLEKLSTVLPYTTSSFKTTNQPEATRGNGTVMSEVSETATSIHNPQTSNTASEMTKSYTTGVTTEDRDIFDMGVSTEHALTEFTVLEKLTSSQTTISSITKLTKKEESTTPTKLADQTKNTNSSTTHEKPYSVTAKTHLSSPEPPLPVISDSIISQTASFSAIPSKTDTVDKVTTSYNMQTSNNLFESLTPRTTLKMRYDPNINTTTEKPDASTFSSPITTTINNNLIGNSQTTNNVSDLPVPVLTTLSRSETPFMLSESILSKEKEGDLEELPISESMNDTYRKAELTTMLMKRQSPELNKSCDGQMDSSTTKRQTKLTKSSNARSYDTEQPLSSFKTSENCKHTDVQSPETVSTVVPYIESASKMTNQAPEEEENQPESSSGNGHLISDVSETTTSINKPKKSISASEMTKSFTKVMTTEMPGFIEHSVTEFTVEREIQASSQTAESSTMGSTKKEESTMPSELLKETKNTETAMTKDRSYSITAKTNLSNPEPTVPVNSASIITQTGPLVPRFTKTHNLEKATTIYELQTSNNLFKGVAPGTSLKPKSDQNIKDTTEKLETTFASPITPATIETTKNVSDALVPDHDDSNLCIGRPANGMTTLRNGTTFVFRGHFFWMLNARGIEVGYPRKITEVWGIPSPIDTVFTRCNCQGKTFFFKGKNYWRFENGSLDPGYPKLISKGFNGLSGKITAALSVSAHQRKMESVYFFKQGGVFQKYTFEQQPSNKCAKPSTSLSIKVIRKRTAREAGGNLKIKAYLTKEIAISSLSGIQTSITSAISVPNPKSLDGYNYFLFSKNKYYNIKFINSTMPSLSSVHSNAHKDWYKCL, encoded by the exons ATGGCTCGCACAGCTctctttggtttcattttgatgTCCGCATGCATTTGTATACAACCTGATCTTTCATCTGCACAAA ACAGTTGCCATGAACGATGTGGAGAGGTTTACTACAGAGGTCACAAATGCCACTGCGACTACAGCTGCCTGATTCATAAGGAATGCTGTTTAGATTATGAGATGACCTGCACTACAG ggAATTCATGTAAAGGGCGCTGTGGAGAAGATTTTCAGCGTGGTAAACAATGCGATTGTGACAATGAATGCTCACAGTTTGGAAAGTGCTGTCCAGACTACACAATGCACTGCATGAATG aacattttaaagctGAAATACCTGAAGAAACATTATCCACAACAACCACcagtgcaaaaaaattaaaaagaacaactgAAAAACCAAGTCCAAAGTCAACACAACTTTTAGTCAATGAAAAAGCAAAGATAAAACCCACACTGAATGACGGTGTTAATTGGGATACATTACAAG CCAGTCCCACAAACTTACAAACCAAAGGCCCTACCATTGGTCGTCAAAACTTTGCAGAGCTTCAAGGAGATGATGAGTCAGTACTTCATG AAGTTTCCAAGCCAGAGAATCCTACCATGTTTTCATCTAAGAAGAAAGGTGGTGACCAGAAGGAGTCGTCTATTATTGAGTCCACAAGTGAACCTCTGTTGGAGACTGTGCTGCCAGAATCTATTAGAGGTTCTTTTGATACCTGGATTGAATCAAGTggtacagaaaatgaaatattagCCAATAGTACCTCTGGATTATACATAACTGGGCATTCCACCTCATTcttcaaaataagtgaaaaaagcaAAGACTCTGAAGGCATAAGTTTAGAAAAGCTTTCCACAGTGCTGCCTTACACAACCAGTTCATTTAAGACGACAAATCAACCAGAAGCCACACGTGGGAATGGGACTGTAATGTCAGAAGTCTCTGAAACAGCTACTAGCATTCATAACCCCCAAACATCAAATACTGCCTCCGAGATGACTAAATCATACACCACAGGGGTTACTACTGAAGACCGTGATATCTTTGATATGGGAGTATCTACAGAGCATGCTTTGACTGAGTTTACTGTTCTTGAGAAATTAACTTCAAGTCAGACTACTATAAGCTCTATTACTAAACTGACCAAAAAAGAAGAGTCAACTACACCGACAAAATTAGCAGACCAGACCAAAAACACAAACTCTTCTACAACACATGAAAAGCCCTACTCAGTTACTGCAAAAACACATTTATCAAGTCCAGAACCACCTCTTCCAGTAATCAGTGACTCAATAATTAGCCAAACAGCTTCATTTTCTGCAATTCCGTCCAAAACAGACACCGTGGATAAAGTAACCACCAGCTACAACATGCAAACATCCAACAATTTATTTGAAAGCCTGACACCTAGGACAACACTGAAAATGAGATATGACCCAAACATTAATACCACAACAGAAAAACCTGATGCCTCAACTTTTTCAAGTCCCATCACAACTACCATCAACAACAATTTAATCGGAAACAGTCAAACTACAAATAACGTGAGTGACTTGCCAGTCCCAG TATTAACAACATTGTCCAGATCAGAAACTCCATTCATGCTTTCCGAGAGCATTTTATCAAAGGAGAAAGAAGGTGATCTGGAGGAATTGCCTATTTCAGAGTCCATGAATGATACTTACAGAAAGGCTGAACTCACAACTATGCTCATGAAAAGACAGTCACCGGAACTGAATAAAAGTTGTGACGGTCAGATGGATTCAAGCACTACAAAACgtcaaacaaaattaacaaagagTAGTAATGCCAGATCATATGACACTGAACAACCTCTCTCATCTTTCAAAACATCTGAAAACTGCAAACACACTGATGTTCAAAGTCCTGAAACAGTTTCCACTGTAGTGCCTTACATAGAAAGTGCAAGTAAAATGACCAATCAGGCACCAGAGGAGGAGGAAAACCAACCAGAAAGCTCAAGTGGAAATGGGCATTTAATATCAGATGTTTCTGAAACAACAACTAGCATCAATAAGCCCAAGAAGTCAATTAGTGCCTCAGAGATGACCAAATCATTTACCAAGGTGATGACTACAGAAATGCCTGGATTTATAGAGCATAGTGTGACTGAATTTACTGTAGAACGGGAAATACAAGCATCAAGTCAGACTGCAGAAAGCTCTACTATGGGATCGACCAAAAAAGAGGAGTCAACTATGCCATCCGAATTATTAAAGGAAACCAAAAACACAGAGACTGCCATGACTAAAGATAGATCATACTCAATCACTGCAAAAACAAATTTATCAAATCCAGAACCTACTGTTCCTGTAAATAGTGCCTCAATAATCACCCAGACAGGTCCCCTTGTTCCACGTTTCACCAAAACACACAATCTAGAAAAAGCAACCACCATCTATGAACTGCAAACATCCAACAATTTATTTAAAGGTGTTGCCCCAGGGACATCTTTAAAACCGAAATCTGACCAAAATATTAAAGACACGACAGAAAAACTTGAAACAACTTTTGCAAGTCCAATCACACCTGCCACCATTGAAACTACAAAGAACGTGAGTGATGCACTTGTCCCAG ATCATGATGATTCTAACCTTTGCATTGGTCGCCCAGCCAACGGGATGACTACTCTGAGAAATGGGACAACATTTGTATTTAGAG GACATTTTTTCTGGATGCTGAATGCACGTGGAATAGAAGTAGGATACCCTCGTAAAATAACAGAAGTATGGGGTATCCCTTCTCCAATTGATACAGTTTTCACGCGTTGCAACTGCCAAGGAAAAACATTCTTCTTCAAG GGAAAAAATTACTGGAGATTTGAAAATGGAAGTTTGGATCCTGGATATCCTAAATTAATTTCAAAGGGATTCAATGGTCTTTCCGGAAAGATAACTGCTGCTCTTTCAGTATCTGCTCATCAAAGAAAAATGGAGTCCGTTTACTTTTTTAAGCAAG GTGGAGtatttcaaaaatatacatttgagcAACAACCatcaaataaatgtgcaaaaccaTCAACTTCTTTGTCAATCAAGGTCATCAGGAAGAGAACAGCTAGAGAAGCTGgaggaaatttaaaaattaaag CTTATCTTACTAAAGAAATTGCAATCAGCTCATTAAGTGGAATTCAAACCAGTATTACCTCAGCAATATCAGTACCCAACCCAAAAAGTCTGGATGGATACAACTATTTCCTGTTTTCCAAAA ACAAGTACTACAACATTAAGTTTATCAATTCAACAATGCCTAGCTTGTCATCGGTCCACTCGAATGCACATAAAGACTGGTATAAGTGTTTGTAA
- the prg4b gene encoding proteoglycan 4b isoform X2: MARTALFGFILMSACICIQPDLSSAQNSCHERCGEVYYRGHKCHCDYSCLIHKECCLDYEMTCTTGNSCKGRCGEDFQRGKQCDCDNECSQFGKCCPDYTMHCMNEHFKAEIPEETLSTTTTSAKKLKRTTEKPSPKSTQLLVNEKAKIKPTLNDGVNWDTLQASPTNLQTKGPTIGRQNFAELQGDDESVLHVSKPENPTMFSSKKKGGDQKESSIIESTSEPLLETVLPESIRGSFDTWIESSGTENEILANSTSGLYITGHSTSFFKISEKSKDSEGISLEKLSTVLPYTTSSFKTTNQPEATRGNGTVMSEVSETATSIHNPQTSNTASEMTKSYTTGVTTEDRDIFDMGVSTEHALTEFTVLEKLTSSQTTISSITKLTKKEESTTPTKLADQTKNTNSSTTHEKPYSVTAKTHLSSPEPPLPVISDSIISQTASFSAIPSKTDTVDKVTTSYNMQTSNNLFESLTPRTTLKMRYDPNINTTTEKPDASTFSSPITTTINNNLIGNSQTTNNVSDLPVPVLTTLSRSETPFMLSESILSKEKEGDLEELPISESMNDTYRKAELTTMLMKRQSPELNKSCDGQMDSSTTKRQTKLTKSSNARSYDTEQPLSSFKTSENCKHTDVQSPETVSTVVPYIESASKMTNQAPEEEENQPESSSGNGHLISDVSETTTSINKPKKSISASEMTKSFTKVMTTEMPGFIEHSVTEFTVEREIQASSQTAESSTMGSTKKEESTMPSELLKETKNTETAMTKDRSYSITAKTNLSNPEPTVPVNSASIITQTGPLVPRFTKTHNLEKATTIYELQTSNNLFKGVAPGTSLKPKSDQNIKDTTEKLETTFASPITPATIETTKNVSDALVPDHDDSNLCIGRPANGMTTLRNGTTFVFRGHFFWMLNARGIEVGYPRKITEVWGIPSPIDTVFTRCNCQGKTFFFKGKNYWRFENGSLDPGYPKLISKGFNGLSGKITAALSVSAHQRKMESVYFFKQGGVFQKYTFEQQPSNKCAKPSTSLSIKVIRKRTAREAGGNLKIKAYLTKEIAISSLSGIQTSITSAISVPNPKSLDGYNYFLFSKNKYYNIKFINSTMPSLSSVHSNAHKDWYKCL; the protein is encoded by the exons ATGGCTCGCACAGCTctctttggtttcattttgatgTCCGCATGCATTTGTATACAACCTGATCTTTCATCTGCACAAA ACAGTTGCCATGAACGATGTGGAGAGGTTTACTACAGAGGTCACAAATGCCACTGCGACTACAGCTGCCTGATTCATAAGGAATGCTGTTTAGATTATGAGATGACCTGCACTACAG ggAATTCATGTAAAGGGCGCTGTGGAGAAGATTTTCAGCGTGGTAAACAATGCGATTGTGACAATGAATGCTCACAGTTTGGAAAGTGCTGTCCAGACTACACAATGCACTGCATGAATG aacattttaaagctGAAATACCTGAAGAAACATTATCCACAACAACCACcagtgcaaaaaaattaaaaagaacaactgAAAAACCAAGTCCAAAGTCAACACAACTTTTAGTCAATGAAAAAGCAAAGATAAAACCCACACTGAATGACGGTGTTAATTGGGATACATTACAAG CCAGTCCCACAAACTTACAAACCAAAGGCCCTACCATTGGTCGTCAAAACTTTGCAGAGCTTCAAGGAGATGATGAGTCAGTACTTCATG TTTCCAAGCCAGAGAATCCTACCATGTTTTCATCTAAGAAGAAAGGTGGTGACCAGAAGGAGTCGTCTATTATTGAGTCCACAAGTGAACCTCTGTTGGAGACTGTGCTGCCAGAATCTATTAGAGGTTCTTTTGATACCTGGATTGAATCAAGTggtacagaaaatgaaatattagCCAATAGTACCTCTGGATTATACATAACTGGGCATTCCACCTCATTcttcaaaataagtgaaaaaagcaAAGACTCTGAAGGCATAAGTTTAGAAAAGCTTTCCACAGTGCTGCCTTACACAACCAGTTCATTTAAGACGACAAATCAACCAGAAGCCACACGTGGGAATGGGACTGTAATGTCAGAAGTCTCTGAAACAGCTACTAGCATTCATAACCCCCAAACATCAAATACTGCCTCCGAGATGACTAAATCATACACCACAGGGGTTACTACTGAAGACCGTGATATCTTTGATATGGGAGTATCTACAGAGCATGCTTTGACTGAGTTTACTGTTCTTGAGAAATTAACTTCAAGTCAGACTACTATAAGCTCTATTACTAAACTGACCAAAAAAGAAGAGTCAACTACACCGACAAAATTAGCAGACCAGACCAAAAACACAAACTCTTCTACAACACATGAAAAGCCCTACTCAGTTACTGCAAAAACACATTTATCAAGTCCAGAACCACCTCTTCCAGTAATCAGTGACTCAATAATTAGCCAAACAGCTTCATTTTCTGCAATTCCGTCCAAAACAGACACCGTGGATAAAGTAACCACCAGCTACAACATGCAAACATCCAACAATTTATTTGAAAGCCTGACACCTAGGACAACACTGAAAATGAGATATGACCCAAACATTAATACCACAACAGAAAAACCTGATGCCTCAACTTTTTCAAGTCCCATCACAACTACCATCAACAACAATTTAATCGGAAACAGTCAAACTACAAATAACGTGAGTGACTTGCCAGTCCCAG TATTAACAACATTGTCCAGATCAGAAACTCCATTCATGCTTTCCGAGAGCATTTTATCAAAGGAGAAAGAAGGTGATCTGGAGGAATTGCCTATTTCAGAGTCCATGAATGATACTTACAGAAAGGCTGAACTCACAACTATGCTCATGAAAAGACAGTCACCGGAACTGAATAAAAGTTGTGACGGTCAGATGGATTCAAGCACTACAAAACgtcaaacaaaattaacaaagagTAGTAATGCCAGATCATATGACACTGAACAACCTCTCTCATCTTTCAAAACATCTGAAAACTGCAAACACACTGATGTTCAAAGTCCTGAAACAGTTTCCACTGTAGTGCCTTACATAGAAAGTGCAAGTAAAATGACCAATCAGGCACCAGAGGAGGAGGAAAACCAACCAGAAAGCTCAAGTGGAAATGGGCATTTAATATCAGATGTTTCTGAAACAACAACTAGCATCAATAAGCCCAAGAAGTCAATTAGTGCCTCAGAGATGACCAAATCATTTACCAAGGTGATGACTACAGAAATGCCTGGATTTATAGAGCATAGTGTGACTGAATTTACTGTAGAACGGGAAATACAAGCATCAAGTCAGACTGCAGAAAGCTCTACTATGGGATCGACCAAAAAAGAGGAGTCAACTATGCCATCCGAATTATTAAAGGAAACCAAAAACACAGAGACTGCCATGACTAAAGATAGATCATACTCAATCACTGCAAAAACAAATTTATCAAATCCAGAACCTACTGTTCCTGTAAATAGTGCCTCAATAATCACCCAGACAGGTCCCCTTGTTCCACGTTTCACCAAAACACACAATCTAGAAAAAGCAACCACCATCTATGAACTGCAAACATCCAACAATTTATTTAAAGGTGTTGCCCCAGGGACATCTTTAAAACCGAAATCTGACCAAAATATTAAAGACACGACAGAAAAACTTGAAACAACTTTTGCAAGTCCAATCACACCTGCCACCATTGAAACTACAAAGAACGTGAGTGATGCACTTGTCCCAG ATCATGATGATTCTAACCTTTGCATTGGTCGCCCAGCCAACGGGATGACTACTCTGAGAAATGGGACAACATTTGTATTTAGAG GACATTTTTTCTGGATGCTGAATGCACGTGGAATAGAAGTAGGATACCCTCGTAAAATAACAGAAGTATGGGGTATCCCTTCTCCAATTGATACAGTTTTCACGCGTTGCAACTGCCAAGGAAAAACATTCTTCTTCAAG GGAAAAAATTACTGGAGATTTGAAAATGGAAGTTTGGATCCTGGATATCCTAAATTAATTTCAAAGGGATTCAATGGTCTTTCCGGAAAGATAACTGCTGCTCTTTCAGTATCTGCTCATCAAAGAAAAATGGAGTCCGTTTACTTTTTTAAGCAAG GTGGAGtatttcaaaaatatacatttgagcAACAACCatcaaataaatgtgcaaaaccaTCAACTTCTTTGTCAATCAAGGTCATCAGGAAGAGAACAGCTAGAGAAGCTGgaggaaatttaaaaattaaag CTTATCTTACTAAAGAAATTGCAATCAGCTCATTAAGTGGAATTCAAACCAGTATTACCTCAGCAATATCAGTACCCAACCCAAAAAGTCTGGATGGATACAACTATTTCCTGTTTTCCAAAA ACAAGTACTACAACATTAAGTTTATCAATTCAACAATGCCTAGCTTGTCATCGGTCCACTCGAATGCACATAAAGACTGGTATAAGTGTTTGTAA
- the prg4b gene encoding proteoglycan 4b isoform X3: MARTALFGFILMSACICIQPDLSSAQRNSCKGRCGEDFQRGKQCDCDNECSQFGKCCPDYTMHCMNEHFKAEIPEETLSTTTTSAKKLKRTTEKPSPKSTQLLVNEKAKIKPTLNDGVNWDTLQASPTNLQTKGPTIGRQNFAELQGDDESVLHEVSKPENPTMFSSKKKGGDQKESSIIESTSEPLLETVLPESIRGSFDTWIESSGTENEILANSTSGLYITGHSTSFFKISEKSKDSEGISLEKLSTVLPYTTSSFKTTNQPEATRGNGTVMSEVSETATSIHNPQTSNTASEMTKSYTTGVTTEDRDIFDMGVSTEHALTEFTVLEKLTSSQTTISSITKLTKKEESTTPTKLADQTKNTNSSTTHEKPYSVTAKTHLSSPEPPLPVISDSIISQTASFSAIPSKTDTVDKVTTSYNMQTSNNLFESLTPRTTLKMRYDPNINTTTEKPDASTFSSPITTTINNNLIGNSQTTNNVSDLPVPVLTTLSRSETPFMLSESILSKEKEGDLEELPISESMNDTYRKAELTTMLMKRQSPELNKSCDGQMDSSTTKRQTKLTKSSNARSYDTEQPLSSFKTSENCKHTDVQSPETVSTVVPYIESASKMTNQAPEEEENQPESSSGNGHLISDVSETTTSINKPKKSISASEMTKSFTKVMTTEMPGFIEHSVTEFTVEREIQASSQTAESSTMGSTKKEESTMPSELLKETKNTETAMTKDRSYSITAKTNLSNPEPTVPVNSASIITQTGPLVPRFTKTHNLEKATTIYELQTSNNLFKGVAPGTSLKPKSDQNIKDTTEKLETTFASPITPATIETTKNVSDALVPDHDDSNLCIGRPANGMTTLRNGTTFVFRGHFFWMLNARGIEVGYPRKITEVWGIPSPIDTVFTRCNCQGKTFFFKGKNYWRFENGSLDPGYPKLISKGFNGLSGKITAALSVSAHQRKMESVYFFKQGGVFQKYTFEQQPSNKCAKPSTSLSIKVIRKRTAREAGGNLKIKAYLTKEIAISSLSGIQTSITSAISVPNPKSLDGYNYFLFSKNKYYNIKFINSTMPSLSSVHSNAHKDWYKCL, encoded by the exons ATGGCTCGCACAGCTctctttggtttcattttgatgTCCGCATGCATTTGTATACAACCTGATCTTTCATCTGCACAAA ggAATTCATGTAAAGGGCGCTGTGGAGAAGATTTTCAGCGTGGTAAACAATGCGATTGTGACAATGAATGCTCACAGTTTGGAAAGTGCTGTCCAGACTACACAATGCACTGCATGAATG aacattttaaagctGAAATACCTGAAGAAACATTATCCACAACAACCACcagtgcaaaaaaattaaaaagaacaactgAAAAACCAAGTCCAAAGTCAACACAACTTTTAGTCAATGAAAAAGCAAAGATAAAACCCACACTGAATGACGGTGTTAATTGGGATACATTACAAG CCAGTCCCACAAACTTACAAACCAAAGGCCCTACCATTGGTCGTCAAAACTTTGCAGAGCTTCAAGGAGATGATGAGTCAGTACTTCATG AAGTTTCCAAGCCAGAGAATCCTACCATGTTTTCATCTAAGAAGAAAGGTGGTGACCAGAAGGAGTCGTCTATTATTGAGTCCACAAGTGAACCTCTGTTGGAGACTGTGCTGCCAGAATCTATTAGAGGTTCTTTTGATACCTGGATTGAATCAAGTggtacagaaaatgaaatattagCCAATAGTACCTCTGGATTATACATAACTGGGCATTCCACCTCATTcttcaaaataagtgaaaaaagcaAAGACTCTGAAGGCATAAGTTTAGAAAAGCTTTCCACAGTGCTGCCTTACACAACCAGTTCATTTAAGACGACAAATCAACCAGAAGCCACACGTGGGAATGGGACTGTAATGTCAGAAGTCTCTGAAACAGCTACTAGCATTCATAACCCCCAAACATCAAATACTGCCTCCGAGATGACTAAATCATACACCACAGGGGTTACTACTGAAGACCGTGATATCTTTGATATGGGAGTATCTACAGAGCATGCTTTGACTGAGTTTACTGTTCTTGAGAAATTAACTTCAAGTCAGACTACTATAAGCTCTATTACTAAACTGACCAAAAAAGAAGAGTCAACTACACCGACAAAATTAGCAGACCAGACCAAAAACACAAACTCTTCTACAACACATGAAAAGCCCTACTCAGTTACTGCAAAAACACATTTATCAAGTCCAGAACCACCTCTTCCAGTAATCAGTGACTCAATAATTAGCCAAACAGCTTCATTTTCTGCAATTCCGTCCAAAACAGACACCGTGGATAAAGTAACCACCAGCTACAACATGCAAACATCCAACAATTTATTTGAAAGCCTGACACCTAGGACAACACTGAAAATGAGATATGACCCAAACATTAATACCACAACAGAAAAACCTGATGCCTCAACTTTTTCAAGTCCCATCACAACTACCATCAACAACAATTTAATCGGAAACAGTCAAACTACAAATAACGTGAGTGACTTGCCAGTCCCAG TATTAACAACATTGTCCAGATCAGAAACTCCATTCATGCTTTCCGAGAGCATTTTATCAAAGGAGAAAGAAGGTGATCTGGAGGAATTGCCTATTTCAGAGTCCATGAATGATACTTACAGAAAGGCTGAACTCACAACTATGCTCATGAAAAGACAGTCACCGGAACTGAATAAAAGTTGTGACGGTCAGATGGATTCAAGCACTACAAAACgtcaaacaaaattaacaaagagTAGTAATGCCAGATCATATGACACTGAACAACCTCTCTCATCTTTCAAAACATCTGAAAACTGCAAACACACTGATGTTCAAAGTCCTGAAACAGTTTCCACTGTAGTGCCTTACATAGAAAGTGCAAGTAAAATGACCAATCAGGCACCAGAGGAGGAGGAAAACCAACCAGAAAGCTCAAGTGGAAATGGGCATTTAATATCAGATGTTTCTGAAACAACAACTAGCATCAATAAGCCCAAGAAGTCAATTAGTGCCTCAGAGATGACCAAATCATTTACCAAGGTGATGACTACAGAAATGCCTGGATTTATAGAGCATAGTGTGACTGAATTTACTGTAGAACGGGAAATACAAGCATCAAGTCAGACTGCAGAAAGCTCTACTATGGGATCGACCAAAAAAGAGGAGTCAACTATGCCATCCGAATTATTAAAGGAAACCAAAAACACAGAGACTGCCATGACTAAAGATAGATCATACTCAATCACTGCAAAAACAAATTTATCAAATCCAGAACCTACTGTTCCTGTAAATAGTGCCTCAATAATCACCCAGACAGGTCCCCTTGTTCCACGTTTCACCAAAACACACAATCTAGAAAAAGCAACCACCATCTATGAACTGCAAACATCCAACAATTTATTTAAAGGTGTTGCCCCAGGGACATCTTTAAAACCGAAATCTGACCAAAATATTAAAGACACGACAGAAAAACTTGAAACAACTTTTGCAAGTCCAATCACACCTGCCACCATTGAAACTACAAAGAACGTGAGTGATGCACTTGTCCCAG ATCATGATGATTCTAACCTTTGCATTGGTCGCCCAGCCAACGGGATGACTACTCTGAGAAATGGGACAACATTTGTATTTAGAG GACATTTTTTCTGGATGCTGAATGCACGTGGAATAGAAGTAGGATACCCTCGTAAAATAACAGAAGTATGGGGTATCCCTTCTCCAATTGATACAGTTTTCACGCGTTGCAACTGCCAAGGAAAAACATTCTTCTTCAAG GGAAAAAATTACTGGAGATTTGAAAATGGAAGTTTGGATCCTGGATATCCTAAATTAATTTCAAAGGGATTCAATGGTCTTTCCGGAAAGATAACTGCTGCTCTTTCAGTATCTGCTCATCAAAGAAAAATGGAGTCCGTTTACTTTTTTAAGCAAG GTGGAGtatttcaaaaatatacatttgagcAACAACCatcaaataaatgtgcaaaaccaTCAACTTCTTTGTCAATCAAGGTCATCAGGAAGAGAACAGCTAGAGAAGCTGgaggaaatttaaaaattaaag CTTATCTTACTAAAGAAATTGCAATCAGCTCATTAAGTGGAATTCAAACCAGTATTACCTCAGCAATATCAGTACCCAACCCAAAAAGTCTGGATGGATACAACTATTTCCTGTTTTCCAAAA ACAAGTACTACAACATTAAGTTTATCAATTCAACAATGCCTAGCTTGTCATCGGTCCACTCGAATGCACATAAAGACTGGTATAAGTGTTTGTAA